The DNA window AAAGTCAGAGATGAGTCAATATATTATCCCTTCACGACGATATTAACGAGCTTATCAGGGACTGCGACAACCTTTATAATTTCCTTGCCTGATAATTTCTCGATTAATGCCGGTTCGCTCATGATACTTTTTTCGAGATCTTCACGAGAGAGTCCCGCCGGTCTATTAAATTTTCCGCGAATCTTCCCGTTAATCTGCGCGACTATAGTAACACTGTCTTGTATTAAAGATTTCTCGTCAGCTTCAGGCCATGACTCAAGACACAACATTTTTTCATTTCCGAGCATTGCCCATAATTCTTCAGTGATATGCGGACAAAACGGGGATAAACAATTCAGCAATACATTAACGGCCTCGCGCTTGACTTCCCAGCCCTCAGGACTCGAGTCATTCAATGAAGTTATTGCGTTTGTGAGCTCCATTAATCTAGCAATCGCCGTATTAAATTGCTTCTCGATATAAATATCATTCGTAACGTCCCGAATCGCCGTGTGTATTTTGCGCTTGAGATCGCGTAATTTCGAGTCCTTTATAGCGTCCATGTAAATAATTTTGCCGCCTGCTGATTTCAAAGCCTGTAAATTTTCTTCAACATAACGCCATATACGATTCAGGAATCTGTGCGAGCCTTCAACGCTCCTGTCTGACCACTCTAAATCATTATTCGGGGGAGCTGCAAATAATATAAATAATCTGACTGTATCAGCTCCGTATTTCTTCACAATTTCTGTAGGGTCTACAGTGTTGCCTAGAGATTTTGACATTTTTGCGCCGTCTTTAATTACCATTCCTTGAGTCAATAATCTCGTAAAAGGCTCGCGATATTGAGTCAAGCCTATATCAGTCAAGAATTTCGCAAAGAATCTCGCATAAATCAAATGTAAACAAGCGTGTTCAATTCCGCCTATATATTGATCTACGGGCATCCAGTAATCTACATCGTTTTTATCGAACGGCAAATCTTTATTTCCGGGCGAACAGTATCTATCAAAGTACCATGAAGAGCAAAAAAATGTATCCATAGTATCAGCTTCACGGCGTGCAGGCCCTCCGCAATTCGGACAAGTTGTATTCAAGAATTCGGGCAAATCTAATAACGGGGAATGTCCGACCTCTTTAACTTCTACATCTTCAGGCAGCTTGACGGGCAAATCTTTCTCAGGAACAGGAACGACTCCGCATTTATCGCAATAAACGAACGGAATCGGAGTCCCCCAGTAACGCTGGCGGGATATAAGCCAGTCACGGAGCTTGAAATTTACTTCACGTTTGCAGATTCCTTCACTGACTCCCCAGTCGATCATTTGTTTAATTGCGTCTTGAGTTTTGAGTCCGTCAAATTTTCCTGAATTACAGGCGATTCCGTCATCTTCAAACGCATGAGTCATTTTCTCGCCGTCTAAAATTGTCCCGTCAACAGGATTTATTACAGGAATTACTGGAATATTATATTTACGGCAAAAATCAAAATCGCGCTGATCATGAGCAGGAACTCCCATAATTGCGCCTGTTCCATAATCAATTAAAA is part of the Synergistaceae bacterium genome and encodes:
- a CDS encoding leucine--tRNA ligase encodes the protein MPYDFANIESKWQSKWNESKCFESHTDPSREKFFCLEMFPYPSGALHMGHIRNYSIGDVLARFLRKNNKNVLYTIGFDSFGMPAENAALKYKTKPHDWTLSNIAYMTEQLKRMGYSYDWRREAITCLPDYYKWNQWIFLQMYKKGIVYQKEAPVNWCETCGTVLANEQVVEGGCWRCKTPVTKKNLKQWFIKITDYAQELLDDIDKKLDPGWPKRVRIMQTNWIGRSEGARLSFEIPELNYNLEAFTTRFDTIYGVTFIALAPEHELVKKIQAAMTPDEANKLAEFVKLVSSQTSIERSDAGAEKLGFKTPFYGLNPVTGKKIPIWIANYILIDYGTGAIMGVPAHDQRDFDFCRKYNIPVIPVINPVDGTILDGEKMTHAFEDDGIACNSGKFDGLKTQDAIKQMIDWGVSEGICKREVNFKLRDWLISRQRYWGTPIPFVYCDKCGVVPVPEKDLPVKLPEDVEVKEVGHSPLLDLPEFLNTTCPNCGGPARREADTMDTFFCSSWYFDRYCSPGNKDLPFDKNDVDYWMPVDQYIGGIEHACLHLIYARFFAKFLTDIGLTQYREPFTRLLTQGMVIKDGAKMSKSLGNTVDPTEIVKKYGADTVRLFILFAAPPNNDLEWSDRSVEGSHRFLNRIWRYVEENLQALKSAGGKIIYMDAIKDSKLRDLKRKIHTAIRDVTNDIYIEKQFNTAIARLMELTNAITSLNDSSPEGWEVKREAVNVLLNCLSPFCPHITEELWAMLGNEKMLCLESWPEADEKSLIQDSVTIVAQINGKIRGKFNRPAGLSREDLEKSIMSEPALIEKLSGKEIIKVVAVPDKLVNIVVKG